The genomic DNA ATGCCACTCCAAAAATGCACCCTAAATAACATAAAACAAGAACGTAAGACAGCAATAAAGGAGGAAAAAAGGGACTGACTATGGTATGGCTAGAATAAGATGTCAAATGTCAATAGTGAAGCAAGGCAAACAATGTATAAAAACGCCCAAGCACGCCCTTCATGTCTAATTTGTGTTCCCCCCTAGGTTAATCCAACTGGTCTCCGTAAGACAAGGCAATATAAGGATAGGATGAAaagagatggagaaggaaaagacaagatgaacaaagaaaagaaagtaaACGAGTAGACGATAATGGAAGGTTGTGGTATGAGTTTGGGGAAGTCGAGTACAAGTCTGGCAAGACTCGACTCGACTAACCAAAGCAACACACCGGTCATAAAAATCATGCAATCCATCGTGAATCCAATGTCGTCAAGCGATGTAAATAAACCATTCATGAGCCCATGACCCaattcctttttttcttttttttaatGTCGAAAGAAATCTCTTTTTGCGCCCCTCGCATCCACAAACACCTCGAAAGAATTAAACTAGAACCAAAATAAAAACTGTCAAATGCTTATGTCTCACCACTCAGCTCTTGCTGATGAGAATGATGATTGCGGCGCCTCCAAAATGCCAAACGGAGTCGACTCCGTTTCTTCGGTAACCGGCGGGGCGGGTGCTCCCCGCCATGTTGATTAGCGTGAGAATGAGGAGAATTAGGAGAATGAGgggatgatggtgaatgAGGAGATGATGGCGAACGGGAACATGAGAGATGCTGCGACAGTTGTGGCGGCGGCGTACGCGAGCGACGACGATCATCGATACTCCTTGTGGTAGCTGTGGACTGCGGTGGTGGACTCGTGCTAGGCCGGCTTCCAATAAGACTAGCCATGAAGTTGCTCTTGTGCCCGCTATCAGGTGCAGAGAGCTGGCTGCCTGGGTCTGCGCTGGCCTTGCTGTCCGGCTCGGCCGATGGATCCGAGGTTGATGGCCGCGTACTGCTACCCGGTTCACGCTCGCTACGACTGAGGCTTCCCGCGCTCTTCTtatcgtcgtcatcatcgtccatgCTATCCACCGTGAGGAAGCTGGTCGCGTTCGTCGTGGGTGAGATCGGAGTCATGTTGTTGCTGTATGTGCTAACGCTGTGCGTGCGCGTACAGCTGTTCCGCTGCGACGTCGACGGGCCCGAGGTCCGTCCTGTCGAGTTGGTGTTGGCATGAGGCCGGCGACGGTTTAGGAAGGAAAAAGGCCCATGTCGAGAACTACCGGGCCGTTGTTGGTCCCCTGACGGCGTATCAACACCGTCACCGTCGCTACCGCCCGAACGTGATGGATCCTGCGCCTCCCCATCATGTTTGGACGCATTGGCAAAGATCAACGCTGCCAGAACAGACGGATCGGCCGGTGTGCGGTTGCGATCAACCGCACCGGGTAACGGCTCCATATAATCGGCATTGTTTTGAGCCCCCGAACCGCGCCGTGAGGCATTCGCCAGACTAGATATGAATTCCGGATCCTCGGGAGATCTCTGAATGGTCTCGTCCGGAGGCGGCATCGGACTGCCAGTGATGTCCATAGACGGACCTGGGGTATCAGGAGACACCACAGGGCTAATGGTGTTCTCATTATACCCTCTTGGTGAAGCGGTACGAACTGATGAAATGGGAGATGGACCGAAGTAGTCTTCTGCCTCTTCCGACGGTTTATCATCCACGGTCCCTGATGCTGCTACTACCGCGACAGCAGCCTCTGTTTCATCCGCCTCCGCTCCGAGAACCTCTCCAGCCAGCTGCGGTGTGGTCACATCATCCTTCGCTTGCACAGAACGCGATGTCTTAAAGCTAACAGCCGGACTCTGAGAACGAGGAGAGCGCTGCGAGTGGCCATCATCCAGCAGTCGCCCATCATGAAGCGATTGTTTCCGCTTCTCCAAGTCCGCAAAATAATGCCACCGACTTTGATTGCTGCGAATTTGCTCGACAGTGAACTTCAACTGCGGAAGGATATCCGAAACACCTTCAAACAGCGGAACGGCAAAAATGGACATGAACCCAATCTGACCAGTCGCCAACTTGTACGTGTTACCCAGTTCGGGTGGACCACCGAACAGCGCAGTCTCCATGCCCACTTCCCTCTCCATTTCACCCTGGTTTGCGAATTCCTCTTGCAGAATCTTGGTCCATTGTTCGGCCA from Aspergillus chevalieri M1 DNA, chromosome 1, nearly complete sequence includes the following:
- the pdeB gene encoding 3',5'-cyclic-nucleotide phosphodiesterase PDE2 (COG:T;~EggNog:ENOG410PI3P;~InterPro:IPR002073,IPR036971,IPR023088,IPR003607, IPR023174;~PFAM:PF00233;~go_function: GO:0004114 - 3',5'-cyclic-nucleotide phosphodiesterase activity [Evidence IEA];~go_function: GO:0008081 - phosphoric diester hydrolase activity [Evidence IEA];~go_process: GO:0007165 - signal transduction [Evidence IEA]), which codes for MDRVECSAVYIDDRVNSEGWVSRRFSSASAVASDSSILSDVPQSLRSDVQLLLLVCKKIYLCRSGTSFANKLAEIGEFGENNHPVFAFFDVELGREDSIIARRKANRASWPDLGPPSPTSLRRGFTFSSQSEESYGLQLLSGLSSDIQLQESPSLIIPIAILRTSCAEHPDHAVELQQQNHLLPDPQRISKCLDAGAIDVLTTPLEKARVQGLVVQAYRTQKTAQRQQSRFLARRKSRKHSWVGVHDEQPYAYLREAMVSKLMKGICNPEETIEDFQDRELDIRPEREDYVKDRIGSWDFTAHEFTEDELVFGACEMLQHAFRMPELEPWRLSSTELRTFLLACRAAYNSFVLYHNFRHAIDVLQSVFCFLLHIGALPPHAPVVQSGASKSPIASLLSPFDTLTLLISAIGHDVGHPGVNNFFLVKLNAPLAQLYNDNSVLEAFHCAAFSQILRRHWPAAFKDKQLRKLLISSILATDMGVHQKFMERLGSLQEKFHENNRSIIGWKSQDIDMYKTLLCGLLIKCADISNVARPWDVAEQWTKILQEEFANQGEMEREVGMETALFGGPPELGNTYKLATGQIGFMSIFAVPLFEGVSDILPQLKFTVEQIRSNQSRWHYFADLEKRKQSLHDGRLLDDGHSQRSPRSQSPAVSFKTSRSVQAKDDVTTPQLAGEVLGAEADETEAAVAVVAASGTVDDKPSEEAEDYFGPSPISSVRTASPRGYNENTISPVVSPDTPGPSMDITGSPMPPPDETIQRSPEDPEFISSLANASRRGSGAQNNADYMEPLPGAVDRNRTPADPSVLAALIFANASKHDGEAQDPSRSGGSDGDGVDTPSGDQQRPGSSRHGPFSFLNRRRPHANTNSTGRTSGPSTSQRNSCTRTHSVSTYSNNMTPISPTTNATSFLTVDSMDDDDDDKKSAGSLSRSEREPGSSTRPSTSDPSAEPDSKASADPGSQLSAPDSGHKSNFMASLIGSRPSTSPPPQSTATTRSIDDRRRSRTPPPQLSQHLSCSRSPSSPHSPSSPHSPNSPHSHANQHGGEHPPRRLPKKRSRLRLAFWRRRNHHSHQQELSGET